TGCCTACCATGACAGCCCTACCAACTCTGGGCACTCCTCTTGGGTCCTAAGCTGAGAACCTAGGCTGCCTGCTGGTCAGGAGTGGCAGCCTGTGACCATTCCTAGCACATGGACCCTAAAACTGCTACCACTGCTACCACAGCACAAGGCACACCAGATGGGACTCAGCCCTTCAGGACTCTTTGCTGATGTCAGCGCCCTGCATGAGTGGTTTGCAGCCTTTGACAAAAGGCCTGATTACATCCTGCCTTCCCCTGGGGAGGCAGTGTGGCTGCCAGACACAGTTTGCTCCAAATGGAACTGGTCACTGCAGAAGTGATCAGGAATATGCCTGGGCAGGGCACACGAGCTCCCTTACACCTGGGAAATTTGGGAGTACACTTGACTTCACTCAGGACACAGCCTGCCTTTTAGTCACATCTGTGAAAATGTTCCTGTCCAGATGTGGCCTCCAGATGGGAAAGTGAGTTTCTGCAGGGCCATTCTTACTGAATGCGAATGTGGAAGATGTATCAAGGTgtggtggggtaggggtggggggtgggagggtgggggtaTGGGCAGTAGCTGTGAAATGCAGGTGTGGAAGTACAGTGGTGAGGTTCTGAAACTACAAAGTGACAATGTAGCCACGGAGAGAGGACATTAGGTGGCCTGGGGAACCCCTAACAAAACTAGCAATCAACAATCCAGATATGAGCTGAAAATTCCATTTACAGCTGCATAAAATCACAATGCTTAGCTTTTCCTCAAAAACCTATAAATGTTTGCTGAGAGAGATTAAGAAGACTTAGTTTagattacattgattttttttttaatatttagactCCCATGTAATccaggatggccctgaacttGCTAAATAGCTGACTTCTGATAGTCCTgatcctctacctcccaagtgctgggattacaggtatgttcAGACTTGGTGCCGCATAGTCTGGTTCTCTCAAATAAATTGACAAACCCAAGACCACCCCAACATTCATGGGGGGAAATTTCAAGTGTCCCCATGTAGCCAAAAgtatctttaaagagaaaaacaaagttagGAGTTAGGCAGTGGTGCATGCTGACGTGACAGTCTCAGCCCTCCAGAGGCTACGGCAGGACTCGAGACCAGTCTCAGGTACAcaatgaaactgtctcaaacaaacaaaaaaaggaaacagctAGAGCTCTCATTCTTCCTGATCCCCACACTCAGCCAGCAGGATGGACTGGCGATGACACAGGACAagataaacagaacaaaaccaaagtcCAGAAATGAAACCCACATCTGCAATCAAACCATTTCCATCTCAGGTGCTGGGTGCAAGGGCAGCAGATATTTCCTTAGCACACAATGCCAGGAAGTGAGGCTGGACCCTCAGACCCCAAACAACAGTGACTTCAAGATAAATGGGGACGACTGTGACAGCTGGCACAATAAACCTCTCACAAGAAAACTGGGAGTCCACCTGCATTACAGAGCCAGACAAAGTATTAGGTACAACACTGAAAGAGATATAAGAGAAACAAGACCCAAGTGGGCTCACCAGGCCAGGAAGCCGCCCCTAAGACCCTAGAGAAGCCTGTTGGGGCTGCTTGGCCCGGAGGGTGAGAGGGGATGCTGGACacaggatctctttctgaaactGGCCATACATCTCTCAGAATGGagtgctttgttttgctttttatttgtttcgtTTTGGTCCtttatgagatagggtctttctatgtagccttgactggcctggaacctaCTATGTGGACCAGACTACAcgtgaactcagatctgcctgtctctgcctctgcaaaTGCTTAAAGACCCCTGCCCAGCAGAACAGTGCACTTTGAAAGGGTGAAATGTGTGCTATGAAAATTAGCTCAACCCACAGCTCAAAATGCAGCTGCTCCTTATATGGCTCTGTAATTATATTACTTCTGTCTATGAATATAATGAATAgtaatataattttcaaaaatcacaaatttgccaggcactggtggtgtacacctttaatgtcagcacttgggaggcaaaggcaggcaaatctctgtgagtttgaggccagcctggtctacagagcgagttccaggatagctagggctgttccATACCCAGACTGATTGGGGCTGGGTCCAGAGTCACAGCTTTCAAGGTGGTAGCCCCACACATACCTTTTGGACTTGCTCCCCCCTCGAGTTCTTAGGTCAGCCTTCAACTTTTCCAGCTCCACCTGCGCCTCAGTCACCTGTGCCTTCTTTGTCTCAATCTGTGAAGAAACCAACCCTGGGTGGCTGTTTCTGTTcccacacagacctgtcctcagGTAGGCTGTTGGCCCTACATTCTTTGGGAGGATACAGCAGATAGAGCCCAGAGCCTCACAAACCACTGGAAGTGGGTAAGCCACTCCAGTTCTGAAACAACTCAGATGATAGAAGTACCTGAGAGAAGGACCCGTGAAGCCACATGGGGCTGGCCCTATCCCATTCTGTGGCCAAAAGTGAGGTCAAGAGGCCTCTAGGGCCCAATAGTGACACCTGCACCAGCCACAAATTGATCCAACATGCCCGCCACTCTGACCTCTTTCCTAAACTAGAACACAAGTTATGTCCTAGGAGGGAGATGACAGGCAGCCCAGCCAGTCTCTCCCATAGCTGCCCAGGCCATGGCCCTGAGCAATTCCAAGTCCCTGATCCCAGCCTCCTGGAGCAGCTATACTCGCTACACATTCCTGCCCTTCATGGCTGCCTGGCCCCAGGAAAGAGGAGAGTAAAGCATGGGTACATCCTCACTACAGGTGCCTTCCCACCTTTTGCTGGAGTTTCTGCATCGACTTCTCGAAGGTCTTGGGGATTGCTCTCTGATGGTTACAGAGGATGGCCACAGCCCGGTTCGCCCGGTTGTAAGCTAAGACTTTGGAGGTTAGGCTATCTTCAGCTAAACAAAGACAATGACAACTGTCACTCTGTTGCAACCTGCTCTGagactcccttcctccctcctattCTTTGATGGTGCTAGTGACGGAGGCCAGGGCCTTGACATGCCAGGCCAAGTATTCTACACTGAGCTATATACACCCTTGGCCCTAAAGGGCTCTTTCTGGATATGACATAACTGTGGGTTCCTTCTATGACACAAAGTCCCAAGGAGGAAATGACCTAAGATGTCCCCACAAGCCAGGGCCATAGCAATGGAGGCACTGACAGTCCTCACCTTCTTGTGTGGGTTGGACTATGTCCCattggggcagaggcaggaaccacAAAGCTATCCCAGACTCCACCATTTCCTTCTGAACAGGGTAATCTGGTAGCCCTGAGGCCCGAGGAAAGGTGAGGCAGTGTTGTCTGAGCTCATGCAGTCCGGATCCTCACCCCAAGAATCCATAACACTGAGGCCCTATGCATGGTATACCCCAGCTTTACACAACACTGAAGCCCTATGCACAGTATACCCCAGCTTCACTAGTCAACAGTATTGCCAGCTACATCACTGAGAACCCGAGGTTGGGGATGTTAAAACACTCCTGAGTCACCCATCTGTGTGGCCACTTACTCAAGCAGGGGGCCATTCTTATACAAGACTTACAAAACTGTACCCAGAAACAAGACCCTGAGGGTTCTTCTTCAATGTTGGAGGTTGGGCCTGGGAGGATGGATCCACTGCCCAGGTTTCCGGCTTCCTATGGCCCTCCAGAAAGGGCTCCCTACCTACATGCCTGCCCTGATGCATGAGAGAAGAGATCACTGGCCCCATGTCAGCCATTGTGGCTGATTGGGGTTAAGTGGGGGAATAGCTTGGATTAAACATTTAATGGCACTGAGTCTTTGCCTTGCCCTGAACAGAGAGTTCCCAAGTCCATGGGTCTCAGTGTCTCCTTGAAGAAACCCTGCCTAGGGAGTAGAATGGGCATGGGTGGTGGGCACTGACCTTCATGCCTTTCTGTGTTGGGAGAAGCAAACATTGGGCATCTGAACACAGCAGAGGGAGACAAAGGTCCCAAGCTGACAGTAAAGGAATGAGACAAAAAGCTGGAGAGGTCTGGGGCTACAAAAGAGGTCAGGAGTGGTGGGGTGCAGAACCCTGCTAGGAGCCTCCAAGATCTGACTAAGGAAGAAAGGCAAGGCCTACCTAGAGGAGGAGGTGTGAGGACAGACTGCAGACCAGAGACAGCAGCTAGAAGAGAAGGAAGTGTGACACCTCCTTGTGAGAGCCAGTGAGGCCATCCCGGCTCTGGGACTGACCTCGAGCATTCTTCCACCAACAGACAGCCGTGCCCAGCCCTCCTTCATCAGCTGACGAGTAGGGCAAGCCAAGGTGCGGCCCTTAGGCAGCTCCCAAAGGGGACAGTCTGGGTAGCCCTCAGGGTCAGGTGTAAGAACCTACTCACCCCTGGTCAACACCCGCAGCTGCTCCTGCAGAGTGACTGAGGCATTGTAGGTCCGGAACACTCTGGCAGTCAGCCCCTCCATCAAGCTCTGCAAGTGCTTGTTCAGACTGGCAGTCTGggtacagagagaagaaaggagtcaTGGGTAGTTTCCTTGGAGACATGAGTTTCATGGGTTATTCTCAGCCtccaggagagggaagggaagggggctTCAGTGGCTGGGTCAGAACACAGAACACACTGGGGACAAAGATCCCTCGTGCCCATCCGCAGACTTACAGTCAGTGCATCAAAGAGGTTGTCCCCAGGGTCTTTGTCCTCCATAAAGTGCTGAAGGTTCTGGAACACCTGAAACAGAGAACTTAACTCACAGCCACACTGAGACTTCTGGAGAAGCCATCTGAGCAGGAAGGAGGTCTCATGGGGACAGGAAAGATCACACCATTCACACACGCCCACAGAGGAATGCAGAGGGGTGCATACACCAAGTACTGGAAAGAGATGGTATCAGCATAGTGCGAGGCCTACCCACCAGAACCTGTGTCTGTGCCTCCCAACCCAAGCCTGCACGTGGTCACTCAATGCTAACTCATCCATGGCCAGTGTGTGGTTAAAACTAGAGCAGGTCTTTGGTGCCTCTAAGAGCCACTCAGTGACTTTAGCAGGCAGCtagctcccagctccctcttctgccAGCAATGCTGACTTCCACCCAGGTGACCCAGGACCCTGTACTTGTGGCCAAATCAGACACACCTAgcatcacagagccccaggagAACAATCTTCCCACTCTGCTCTCTTTCAGGAGATGGCACGGAAATCCTCCTGGCCAGGCCAACTTCCAGAGGAAATTGCCCAGGCTGCACTGGCCTCTCCTTAGTTTTAGCTTGCCCATCCTGCCAAAGGAGCCAAGGTGGCACCAAATCATCTTTGGAACCTCATAATGTGGCTTTCTGTAGAAACAGGTTGGCCCCAGGTGTAGCTGTCAGGATGGGGTCACATAGGACACAGTGGTCCTGACCCTGACAGGATAATACTGTGTGAGAGAAGACGATGGGGAGAAAGCAGCTGTGTTCAACAAAGGCAGAGCATAACCAGCAGCTGCATCAAGTCTCATGGGGCAGAAGCCAGGATGGCAGGAAAGAGGTCTCACAGGGTGAGGTAAAGCCAGGGTATGCATGGCACCAAGCAGGGAGAGGCAAGAAACAGATTCTTCCATGTTCCTAAGGAACCGGCACCCATACCCTAGATGAGAGACCTCCTAGACCAAAACACTtataataggtgtgtgtgtgtgtgtgtgtgtgtgtgtgtgtgtgtgcgcgcgcgtgctcGTGAgggtacacatgtgcatgcacctTGACTGTGATGCCTCATCACACAGCCATAGGAGACACTGGGAGGTGCAGCAGGCCACTGAACATCCCCTGTGGCTCTGCCACGCTATGACTGAGATCCCATTGTGAGCAGGGTCAGTGAGGGCACTCACCAGTTTCTCCACTGTCACTCGGTTATTGTAGCGGATGGAATCCTTTCCCAAGAAGTCCAGCTCCACAACATGCTCTTGGCCATCTGCCTTTCCATGCAGCCGGACATGCTCCACACGGAGTGAGCAGCAGCCCACAGTGTCAGCCGTCTCACcctcttccttctcatttcctGTTCGCAGTGCCAGCTAGACCAGGGTAGACACTGGTCAAGGCTGTGGCCTGTGGCATAGGAGCACACTCAGAGCACTCATGCATACACGGTGGTACATACACAGGCATGGagttgaactctctctctctctctctctctctctctctctctctctctctctctctctctctctctcacacacacacacacacacacacacacacacacacacacacgcacgcacacacatacctATTTGATGgaggctccagctccagggagaagCCACCATTGTCCTTGTTGCCCAGCTCTCAAGGTCCCCACACCATGCTATACCTTATCAATAAAATAGAGGGCCACGGCCAGctgccttttcttcatttctgggGATTTCCAGTCAGCTTGATACTGAGCACGGATCTTGTTGACAACTCCCCTCAAGCGTCGTGCAACCTCATACTTGTGCCAATCCATCTCCCCCTACGTGAAGACAATAAATGTCAGTCCTCGTTCCTATGAAGTGGTGGAGTAGGTGACTGGACACCTTCCCACCTCGGGCAGATTGGACTGGGTGAGGGGTGGAGCAGCAGAGCCTGGCCTCTCAAAACTATGAGTCCCACTCAGATTCCTGCTAGACTGCAGCCACCGGGCCCAGCTGCTCTCAACACTGGCTGGTTGATCCTGGAAAATCTCTAAAGGCTGAATGGAAGACCTGAAGAGTCTCCTGCACCTGCCAACCTGGAATAGCACAGAAGGGAAGGCCTGACACGTGCTTGGAGCACTGGGCTCCCCTGGAGGGTCATGCTCTCACCTTCAGCTTGGAGCTGGGGTTCAGTATGATGTACTTGAAGGTATTCTGGATATTCTCCATCCATGCAGCCAGCCACATGACTGTATTATCTGAGCGCACCTCTTTCCACTGGTGACCGGCTGGGGGCTTGGGGATCTTGGAATCCCTACAGTAAAACAGGGGTAGTCACAGTTTCAAGTCCTTGGTCCTCAAATACAAGCAACTCAGGGTAACTTCCCTATGTGTGTCCTGTGGCCACGCTACTATGCAGGCTTGGCTCCAGAGCTGGCTCCAAGCTCACCAGACCAAAACAGCTGCCAACttgcgtgcacacatgcatgcacgcgcacacacacaagatcagaacagaacagaaagttCTGTGCCGAGAACTCTGAAGCCCCATCTCACATACCAGGTGGATGCTGCACACTAGCTGCCACCTAGGGGCACTGGACCAACAGTAGGTAATAGCAGCACAGCACCAGCAGAATGCAGCAAGCCCCACGCCCAACATGCTGTTAAGTATTTATTAAGGCAAACACTGAAAACCCACAGGACACCTCCCAGTAGGAGAACCTCAGCCCCACTGAGCAAGACAAGAGGTTCTCCTGGCGCAGAGAGATACTGTTCACAGCCACACCTGTTGACCCAAAGCCCTGCCAAGACCCAGGATACATGGCAACAGTACCTGGTGTCTTCTGCCACACATCCAGTGAGGGGTCACACCCCAAAGAGCTAAGGACAGACGTCACCTCACCAGGCAGCCAGGGTCCAACACTCACCCACGAGAATCTGGCTGGCTGAGTCCCACATACCTGCTGCAGTTGATGACCACATCCTCTGGCATGACTCTCCTCTTCAACATCCCCATCTTGGGATGGTCACCTCGGCCACGAAACAAGCCAGGTGGCTCCGTCTTGAAATTGCCTATTTTTTCTCTGTGGCCATCGAGAATACAGTAGCCAAACTCCTGCTGAAGCTTTTCGGCCTCTTCTTTTAGCTTCTGAGTTAAAACAATATGTGGGCATTAGGAGAGAAAAAGCTAAAACCAACTGAGTTCCTGTGCTgtccaagccccccccccccactgctgcTGTAAACTCCTAGCTCTCCAGCAGGCATGGGGACCACATGCCACGAGGATCCTCAAGCTGCAGCTAAGCAGAAGCAGGGTAGCCTTCAAGGTAGGAGGATATGAGCCAGGTTCTGGAATCACCCCAAAGTCCCCGCAACAGCTAGCCACGAAGCAGACCGCTGAGAAGGCGCCACGTGGAGGGCTCCATTAAATACAGGGAGAGGTGGAAAGAAGCAGAGCCAGTTCACCCCCACATTCCCGCCCCAGCCACTCACGATGTTTCAAATGTTAATAtactttctcccccctccccaaccttggtttttcaagacagttgtagtcctggctgtcctggaactcactctgtagaccaggctgggctcaaactcacagagatccgcctgcctctgcctcccgagtgctgggattaaaggcgtgcaccaccactgcccagcagtagCGTACTTTCAGACATGCCCCACACACTTAAAAAAGGGGGCATCACTGGAAAGTGCTCAGCACCTGCTGTGATAGCACAGAACCTGGTCCACTTCCCAAGACCTCTGTGGGAAGAAGGCCCTGGGAGGGGCTCCCTGCAGCTTGCACCCACCAGCTACCTCCAagtttcccagaacccactgcTGACCTGCTTCTTCTCCCTGGGCAGAGTCCTGCGGGCCTCAGTTTTTTCCATGAAGTGCTTGTGGATCTCCACAAAGTCGCATTTGTCAAGGTGTGTGATAAGCTTTCTCTCCTCAGCTGTCATCTCCTGTACCAAAACCAGTAATATGTGCTCAGTGCTCTAATATGGGCACCTCCCTACCACACGGGAGTCCACACTTGAGGCCCACTGCTCAGGATCACTGTGATACACCACAAACATGGAACCTCCCTATGACATGGGGAGCccactagacaggatcaccatGATTTACCACAAACACGGGGCTGACCTCTGGGCAGAGTGCTAAGGCCATGCCACCagaccagaggttctcaacctgtgggtcatgaccctggAGTTGGGGGGGtttgaatgaccttttcacaggagtCTTATCAGATattctgtatatcagatatttacattttcattcataATAGTAGTAAAATTAAAGTTACAgagtagcagcaaaataatttgggggtcaccacaacaagaaaaactgtcttaaagggttgcaacattaggaaggttgagaaccactgcactagattCTCAGCCTCCAACAACTATTATACCAGAGGCCCAGGTACACAGTAGAGGCCTATGAATAAGTCATGTAACCCCAGCAGGAAACAGCTGCCTCCTGGACACATGGTAACACAAGGATGCATGACAAGGTAAAACCAGGACAAACAGGGACAGCTTAGAGGATGGTGTGTGGTCTCAGCTTCAGACTCGTTGCTCTGGCTAATATGCTGAGCCTTGCTCCTTCAGAAAATAACCAAATGAAATTCCCAAGTGATCCCCAGAATCTACATCCTTCCCCAGGGCAAGACCTCCCATGCCTCACACCATCAGGGGCCAAAGATTCTGCTAACAGAGCGGCTCATTCCAGGTTCCAGTGACAGAAGTGCACCACTCCCAGACTCCAGCCAGCAGTAATGCACTCTACTAGTATGAGCCCAGGGGTGGTGATGTGGGGACAGCCAAGGACAACCATTTCCAAACGTAATTTAATGTTTCGGTGATGAAAGTGGTAAAATCCCTGACCCACCAGCTCCACTGTACTGATCCCCATCCTATGCAAATTATCCATGTTGGTGTGATGATAATTACACTTTAGGGACAATTAAAGAAGAAAGCTTTATAAAGCACTGGATAAACTGCAGCAAATTCACTCAGTGGAATATTAAAATCCTTCTTGCCTTTGAAGGTTTGAACTTTTGCCAGACTATGCAGCCAAGTAAATAATATGCCTTAACATCAGTAAAGGCTAtgtacttggggctggagaaatggatggctcaggggttaagagcactggctgctcctctagagaacctgggttcacttcccagaaccacatggtagctcacaactgtccataattccagttccaggggatccatcgCACCAGGCATGCCTGTGGTGCACATATCtgtgtatgcaggcaaaacaccaaagcacataaaataaaatagagtatATACTTAACCTGTCTTACTGTGGACTCAGCCTGTTTGCCTTTAAGAAAAGGtgggctggacagtggtggtacatgcctttgatcccaacactcaggaggcagaagtaagcGGATCTCTGAGGTAAGCGGATCTCTGTAGTTCAagtccaccctggtctacaaagctacacagagaaatcctgtctcgagaaaaaaaaaaaaaaaaaaaaactaacaacaataaaagaaaacaattggggctggagagatggctcagaggttaagagcactgcctgctcttccaaagatcctgagttcaattcccagcaaccacatggtggctcacaaccatctgtaatgagatctggtgcccccctttggcctgaaggcatacatgcaggcaggacactgtatgcataaataaataaatcttaaaagaaaacaatgtaaccAACCTTACTGTGCCTTGGATTTTCTAGGTAGTCAGCTTTTATAACACAAGCTAATGTATAGCTTTAATGTTAAGCTTTGTACTTTTCCATGCCCCTGACCTGTAGCAATGTGTATGTTTTTTCTAACTGTTCAATAAGTACAGAACAAAGTACTTTGTTAGGGACAGACACAGTGCAACAGGCAGGCCACATACCACAAAGCACAGACAGGAGACATAGGAAGAAAGTAGAGAATTCAAATATGGGCTTGCTCTTggtcaaaactacacagagaagaagTCTCATGTGACATCAATGCaatcatatacattaaaaaaagaaacaagctgggtgtggtggtgcgcacctttaattccagcactcagaaggcagaggccagcctcagcttaCAAAggaagtcccaggacagccagcactacatggagaaaccttgtctcaaaaaattcaaaaggggggctggagagatggctcagcatttaagagcactgactgctcttccagaggaccagagttcaattcacacaacccacatggcagcttacaactatctgtaaccaaaactatctgtaactccaggatctgacaccttcacacagatatgcatacaggcaaacaccaataaaataataataaattattttttaaaaattcaaaagaacaTATCCAAATGTCAAACAGTACAGGAAAAGATACTCAATGCTGTCAGTCACTGGAGAAATGTCGGGGGTACAGGCTTGTGGTTGCTAGGTGACAAGATGTAAAGATCAGGCCAGGCTCACATGTTACACGTTTTAAAAAACAAGGTGACACAATCCTGACACAATCCTCTCATACTGTGTGCTTATTTTCATGGGACAGAAAACGCCCTGTGGACCGCACCAGACGCCTACTCTGAGAGCTGGATGCTGTCATTAGAGCCCCCAAGACAAGGTCACCACAGTCTGCCATGCTGGGCAAACACTTTGGTCACTGAAAGCTGGATGGGCTATAGAGAAGGCAGCTGACTGGGCGCGCCCCAGGGTGTCCCCCACACACCTTCCGCCAGTCCCTGAAGAAGTTCCTCTGGAAGACTTCCTTGGTCGCACACTCGAGGTGCAGCATTTTCCCGTACAAAGTGGCTACCTCCTCCGCTGCCACGCTCAGCTTCACTGGCTTTCCTGCAGATAACACAGGGGCCACAGGCCCCATCCGGTGACACAACGTCCTACTTCAGGGTACAGTGTACTCTGAACATACCCAAGTTAAAAATGACCAGCGCTCGAGTAAGGCAATGGTCACACACTCCCAGAGCAGCACCAGGAATATCACTGTGGGGTTTGCGACAGCCCCAGCCACTCTCTCCTTTATTATGCTGCATCTTATTACTAAGTTTGTATTATATGAAAAAGTGACATAtgtatttcattattattgtgtgtgtgaacacacatccCACATAGTAGAGGGCAGGGGCACCACACATGCCACAgagcctgtggaagtcagaggacactttgTGGAATGGGGTCTCTGTTATTCttctgtttaaaaagaagaaaaggagaaatgctgagacagacatattgactataagtttattataaggcccggcagaatggggagactaagaagaggaacaggggtaaatggctgaccgccatgaccggtcaccatagagagacagagcgagcgcataggtgggagacagagagaaagctgagaggaaacagagcagggaaacagagagaggaaacaagagagtgtaaatgggcagggacctgtcttttaaaagggtcctctgCACccgcgtgcagacttagttcccatggaaccttgggctgaccagggtactgcctgttccaccaggtaacaggggcaggccagcataatgcctgaacctttcagtctctccttccatctttatgtgggtcccagggatcaaaacTTGAgccacagctgggtggtggtggtggcacatgcctttaatcccagcacttgggaggcagaggcagacagatttctgtgagttcaagaccagcctggtctacaaaagctagttccaggacaggctccaaagccacacagagaaaccgtgtcttgaaaaaaaaaaaaataccttgagcCACCAGaatttggtggctcatgcctttactCACCAAGTCATTCTGatggtccaaaaaaaaaaaaacaacccacattttcaaaaaatatttttggacaagagagatggctcag
This DNA window, taken from Cricetulus griseus strain 17A/GY chromosome 2, alternate assembly CriGri-PICRH-1.0, whole genome shotgun sequence, encodes the following:
- the Top1mt gene encoding DNA topoisomerase I, mitochondrial isoform X4, which produces MRLLWLGVLSRRFQHVPLRDTCRQASRGAKANKAGWEEKVENSVKWRQLEHKGPYFTPAYEPLPDGVHFFYDGKPVKLSVAAEEVATLYGKMLHLECATKEVFQRNFFRDWRKEMTAEERKLITHLDKCDFVEIHKHFMEKTEARRTLPREKKQLKEEAEKLQQEFGYCILDGHREKIGNFKTEPPGLFRGRGDHPKMGMLKRRVMPEDVVINCSRDSKIPKPPAGHQWKEVRSDNTVMWLAAWMENIQNTFKYIILNPSSKLKGEMDWHKYEVARRLRGVVNKIRAQYQADWKSPEMKKRQLAVALYFIDKLALRTGNEKEEGETADTVGCCSLRVEHVRLHGKADGQEHVVELDFLGKDSIRYNNRVTVEKLVFQNLQHFMEDKDPGDNLFDALTTASLNKHLQSLMEGLTARVFRTYNASVTLQEQLRVLTRGLPDYPVQKEMVESGIALWFLPLPQWDIVQPTQEAEDSLTSKVLAYNRANRAVAILCNHQRAIPKTFEKSMQKLQQKIETKKAQVTEAQVELEKLKADLRTRGGSKSKSFLRKQQRLLKLEEQLARLHKKATDKEENKQVALGTAKLNYLDPRISIAWCKRFGVPIEKIYHKTQRERFAWAFNRADKDFEF
- the Top1mt gene encoding DNA topoisomerase I, mitochondrial isoform X8, giving the protein MLHLECATKEVFQRNFFRDWRKEMTAEERKLITHLDKCDFVEIHKHFMEKTEARRTLPREKKQKLKEEAEKLQQEFGYCILDGHREKIGNFKTEPPGLFRGRGDHPKMGMLKRRVMPEDVVINCSRDSKIPKPPAGHQWKEVRSDNTVMWLAAWMENIQNTFKYIILNPSSKLKGEMDWHKYEVARRLRGVVNKIRAQYQADWKSPEMKKRQLAVALYFIDKLALRTGNEKEEGETADTVGCCSLRVEHVRLHGKADGQEHVVELDFLGKDSIRYNNRVTVEKLVFQNLQHFMEDKDPGDNLFDALTTASLNKHLQSLMEGLTARVFRTYNASVTLQEQLRVLTRGLPDYPVQKEMVESGIALWFLPLPQWDIVQPTQEAEDSLTSKVLAYNRANRAVAILCNHQRAIPKTFEKSMQKLQQKIETKKAQVTEAQVELEKLKADLRTRGGSKSKSFLRKQQRLLKLEEQLARLHKKATDKEENKQVALGTAKLNYLDPRISIAWCKRFGVPIEKIYHKTQRERFAWAFNRADKDFEF
- the Top1mt gene encoding DNA topoisomerase I, mitochondrial isoform X3, with the protein product MRLLWLGVLSRRFQHVPLRDTCRQASRGAKANKAGWEEKVENSVKWRQLEHKGPYFTPAYEPLPDGVHFFYDGKPVKLSVAAEEVATLYGKMLHLECATKEVFQRNFFRDWRKEMTAEERKLITHLDKCDFVEIHKHFMEKTEARRTLPREKKQKLKEEAEKLQQEFGYCILDGHREKIGNFKTEPPGLFRGRGDHPKMGMLKRRVMPEDVVINCSRDSKIPKPPAGHQWKEVRSDNTVMWLAAWMENIQNTFKYIILNPSSKLKGEMDWHKYEVARRLRGVVNKIRAQYQADWKSPEMKKRQLAVALYFIDKLALRTGNEKEEGETADTVGCCSLRVEHVRLHGKADGQEHVVELDFLGKDSIRYNNRVTVEKLVFQNLQHFMEDKDPGDNLFDALTTASLNKHLQSLMEGLTARVFRTYNASVTLQEQLRVLTRGLPDYPVQKEMVESGIALWFLPLPQWDIVQPTQEAEDSLTSKVLAYNRANRAVAILCNHQRAIPKTFEKSMQKLQQKIETKKAQVTEAQVELEKLKADLRTRGGSKSKSFLRKQQRLLKLEEQLARLHKKATDKEENKQVALGTAKLNYLDPRISIAWCKRFGVPIEKIYHKTQRERFAWAFNRADKDFEF
- the Top1mt gene encoding DNA topoisomerase I, mitochondrial isoform X6 — encoded protein: MRLLWLGVLSRRFQHVPLRDTCRQASRGAKANKAGWEEKVENSVKWRQLEHKGPYFTPAYEPLPDGVHFFYDGKPVKLSVAAEEVATLYGKMLHLECATKEVFQRNFFRDWRKEMTAEERKLITHLDKCDFVEIHKHFMEKTEARRTLPREKKQLKEEAEKLQQEFGYCILDGHREKIGNFKTEPPGLFRGRGDHPKMGMLKRRVMPEDVVINCSRDSKIPKPPAGHQWKEVRSDNTVMWLAAWMENIQNTFKYIILNPSSKLKGEMDWHKYEVARRLRGVVNKIRAQYQADWKSPEMKKRQLAVALYFIDKLALRTGNEKEEGETADTVGCCSLRVEHVRLHGKADGQEHVVELDFLGKDSIRYNNRVTVEKLVFQNLQHFMEDKDPGDNLFDALTTASLNKHLQSLMEGLTARVFRTYNASVTLQEQLRVLTRAEDSLTSKVLAYNRANRAVAILCNHQRAIPKTFEKSMQKLQQKIETKKAQVTEAQVELEKLKADLRTRGGSKSKSFLRKQQRLLKLEEQLARLHKKATDKEENKQVALGTAKLNYLDPRISIAWCKRFGVPIEKIYHKTQRERFAWAFNRADKDFEF
- the Top1mt gene encoding DNA topoisomerase I, mitochondrial isoform X9, whose translation is MTAEERKLITHLDKCDFVEIHKHFMEKTEARRTLPREKKQKLKEEAEKLQQEFGYCILDGHREKIGNFKTEPPGLFRGRGDHPKMGMLKRRVMPEDVVINCSRDSKIPKPPAGHQWKEVRSDNTVMWLAAWMENIQNTFKYIILNPSSKLKGEMDWHKYEVARRLRGVVNKIRAQYQADWKSPEMKKRQLAVALYFIDKLALRTGNEKEEGETADTVGCCSLRVEHVRLHGKADGQEHVVELDFLGKDSIRYNNRVTVEKLVFQNLQHFMEDKDPGDNLFDALTTASLNKHLQSLMEGLTARVFRTYNASVTLQEQLRVLTRGLPDYPVQKEMVESGIALWFLPLPQWDIVQPTQEAEDSLTSKVLAYNRANRAVAILCNHQRAIPKTFEKSMQKLQQKIETKKAQVTEAQVELEKLKADLRTRGGSKSKSFLRKQQRLLKLEEQLARLHKKATDKEENKQVALGTAKLNYLDPRISIAWCKRFGVPIEKIYHKTQRERFAWAFNRADKDFEF